From Rhea pennata isolate bPtePen1 chromosome 26, bPtePen1.pri, whole genome shotgun sequence, the proteins below share one genomic window:
- the WNT9B gene encoding protein Wnt-9b, whose protein sequence is MRSTAALCRLLPPLLLLLPPLPPPAAAYFGLTGKEALTHFPSLGSSANSAQGKVHVKQCDLLKLSRKQKRLCRREPGLAETLRDAIRLGIMECQYQFHSERWNCSLEGRTSLLKRGFKETAFLYAVSSAALTHSLARACSAGRMERCTCDDSPDLENRKAWQWGVCGDNLKYSTKFLKKFLGQKRIGKDLRAKVDIHNTNVGIKAVKNGLKTTCKCHGVSGSCAVRTCWKQLSPFHEIGRLLKLRYDDAVKVFSTSNDAVGHSELAGPHRHSHSPKHPASPRSTDLVYVEDSPSFCRPSKYSLGTAGRTCSREGNCDSMCCGRGYNTQSRLVTFSCHCQVQWCCYVECQQCMQEEVVYSCKQ, encoded by the exons tttgactgGGAAAGAAGCTCTGACCCACTTCCCTTCTCTGGGCTCCTCGGCAAACTCAGCCCAAGGGAAAGTTCATGTGAAACAGTGTGACCTGCTGAAGCTGTCCCGCAAGCAGAAGAGGCTTTGCCGGAGAGAGCCTGGCTTGGCAGAGACCCTGCGGGATGCCATCCGGCTTGGCATCATGGAGTGCCAGTATCAGTTTCACAGCGAGCGCTGGAACTGCAGCCTGGAAGGACGGACTAGTCTGCTGAAGCGAG GTTTTAAGGAAACTGCTTTCCTCTATGCAGTGTCCTCTGCAGCTCTTACCCACTCCTTAGCCAGAGCATGCAGTGCTGGGCGCATGGAGCGCTGCACTTGTGATGACTCCCCAGACCTGGAGAACCGCAAGGCTTGGCAATGGGGTGTTTGTGGAGACAACCTCAAATACAGCACCAAGTTCCTGAAAAAATTCTTGGGTCAAAAGAGGATTGGAAAAGACCTGCGGGCCAAGGTGGACATCCACAACACCAATGTTGGCATCAAG GCTGTAAAGAATGGTCTCAAAACTACGTGCAAATGTCATGGTGTCTCCGGCTCATGTGCTGTCAGGACGTGTTGGAAACAGCTTTCGCCATTTCACGAGATTGGACGACTGCTGAAGCTGCGCTACGATGATGCTGTCAAGGTCTTCAGCACCAGCAATGATGCAGTGGGACACTCGGAGCTGGCTGGCCCCCACAGACACAGCCATTCCCCCAAGCATCCTGCTTCACCCCGTTCCACTGACCTGGTGTATGTGGAAGACTCCCCCAGTTTCTGTCGGCCCAGCAAATACTCCCTGGGAACTGCTGGGAGGACATGCTCTCGGGAGGGCAACTGTGACAGCATGTGTTGTGGACGAGGTTATAACACCCAGAGCCGGCTAGTTACCTTTTCTTGCCACTGTCAGGTGCAGTGGTGTTGTTACGTTGAATGCCAACAGTGCATGCAGGAAGAGGTGGTCTACAGCTGCAAGCAGTAG